A genomic segment from Rhinatrema bivittatum chromosome 19, aRhiBiv1.1, whole genome shotgun sequence encodes:
- the LOC115080459 gene encoding uncharacterized protein LOC115080459 isoform X1, with protein sequence MAMPISDLASVIFHDVAVYFSSEEWEVLTDWQKELYRNVMREIHGALVTLGYTIINRGTLLRIKEKAAASRDRDLQDPPATSEDVIDPTSTTGYPVIKPDIYLRVEREKRPRPWTRRSSDDRESTNESSTGCPVFDPELSLWIKQEKVSSPGGQQDLEEEEEEEDEDLCSPRAVSDPCIKPDIFWRFKREERPFPWVQRDSDGKEITDNPSTSCPMLDSELTRWIKQEKALFPGGRPDSEEESLTRPCAATSQPTARPEVHRRLKWKERPPPWAWSNSEGKEIPEQASATADPLGKDTPAPPMKPPRQAATKRLELKLRDKIVVLQEYEKRKVSMRELAAQFGVSKTQIGQIVKRKEELLTEYLNDASGDRVRRRRRTENDQLNSMVWDWIRTVRAENVALSGAIVKRKALELAEQLGVTEFKASNGWLDSFKRAHNLHQFTSTSCWSQGELR encoded by the exons atggccatgCCTATCTCCGACCTG GCCTCGGTGATCTTCCACGACGTGGCGGTCTATTTCTCCTCGGAGGAGTGGGAGGTTCTGACGGActggcagaaggagctgtacagGAATGTGATGAGGGAGATCCACGGGGCCCTCGTCACTCTGG GTTATACCATTATCAATCGTGGCACTTTACTCCGAATTAAGGAGAAGGCGGCGGCGTCACGGGATAGGGACCTTCAGGACCCTCCGGCCACCAGCGAAGATGTTATCGACCCCACCTCGA cCACAGGTTATCCAGTCATCAAACCGGATATTTACCTCAGAGTGGAGCGGGAGAAAAGGCCACgcccatggacccggcggagctCGGATGACAGGGAAAGCACCAACGAATCTTCCACCG GCTGTCCGGTGTTTGATCCTGAGCTGTCCCTGTGGATCAAACAGGAGAAGGTCTCATCCCCGGGTGGCCAGCAggacctggaggaggaggaggaggaggaagacgagGACCTCTGCAGCCCCCGTGCAG tgAGTGATCCGTGCATCAAACCGGATATTTTCTGGCGATTTAAACGAGAGGAGAGGCCGTTTCCCTGGGTGCAGCGTGACTCGGATGGCAAGGAAATCACCGACAATCCTTCCACTA GCTGCCCCATGTTGGATTCCGAACTGACCCGGTGGATCAAGCAGGAGAAGGCCCTGTTCCCGGGCGGCCGGCCGGACTCGGAGGAAGAGAGCCTCACCAGGCCCTGTGCAG CCACAAGCCAGCCGACGGCCCGACCGGAGGTGCACCGACGACTCAAATGGAAGGAGAGGCCGCCTCCCTGGGCCTGGAGCAACTCGGAAGGCAAGGAAATCCCTGAGCAGGCTTCTGCTA CGGCTGACCCCCTGGGGAAGGACACGCCCGCGCCGCCCATGAAGCCACCGCGGCAGGCGGCCACCAAGCGCCTGGAGCTGAAGCTGAGGGACAAGATCGTGGTGCTGCAGGAGTACGAGAAGCGCAAGGTCTCCATGCGGGAGCTGGCGGCCCAGTTTGGTGTCAGCAAGACCCAGATCGGGCAGATCGTCAAGCGGAAGGAGGAGCTGCTGACGGAATACCTCAACGACGCCAGCGGGGACCGGGTGCGCCGGCGGCGCCGGACTGAGAATGACCAGCTGAACAGCATGGTGTGGGACTGGATCCGGACGGTGCGGGCCGAGAACGTGGCCCTCTCTGGCGCCATAGTGAAGCGCAAGGCCCTGGAGCTAGCCGAGCAGCTGGGGGTGACGGAGTTCAAAGCCTCCAATGGCTGGCTGGACAGCTTTAAGCGGGCCCACAACCTGCACCAGTTTaccagcacctcctgctggagCCAGGGCGAGCTGCGGTGA
- the LOC115080459 gene encoding zinc finger protein 282-like isoform X4, which produces MAMPISDLASVIFHDVAVYFSSEEWEVLTDWQKELYRNVMREIHGALVTLGYTIINRGTLLRIKEKAAASRDRDLQDPPATSEDVIDPTSTTGYPVIKPDIYLRVEREKRPRPWTRRSSDDRESTNESSTGCPVFDPELSLWIKQEKVSSPGGQQDLEEEEEEEDEDLCSPRAVSDPCIKPDIFWRFKREERPFPWVQRDSDGKEITDNPSTTTSQPTARPEVHRRLKWKERPPPWAWSNSEAADPLGKDTPAPPMKPPRQAATKRLELKLRDKIVVLQEYEKRKVSMRELAAQFGVSKTQIGQIVKRKEELLTEYLNDASGDRVRRRRRTENDQLNSMVWDWIRTVRAENVALSGAIVKRKALELAEQLGVTEFKASNGWLDSFKRAHNLHQFTSTSCWSQGELR; this is translated from the exons atggccatgCCTATCTCCGACCTG GCCTCGGTGATCTTCCACGACGTGGCGGTCTATTTCTCCTCGGAGGAGTGGGAGGTTCTGACGGActggcagaaggagctgtacagGAATGTGATGAGGGAGATCCACGGGGCCCTCGTCACTCTGG GTTATACCATTATCAATCGTGGCACTTTACTCCGAATTAAGGAGAAGGCGGCGGCGTCACGGGATAGGGACCTTCAGGACCCTCCGGCCACCAGCGAAGATGTTATCGACCCCACCTCGA cCACAGGTTATCCAGTCATCAAACCGGATATTTACCTCAGAGTGGAGCGGGAGAAAAGGCCACgcccatggacccggcggagctCGGATGACAGGGAAAGCACCAACGAATCTTCCACCG GCTGTCCGGTGTTTGATCCTGAGCTGTCCCTGTGGATCAAACAGGAGAAGGTCTCATCCCCGGGTGGCCAGCAggacctggaggaggaggaggaggaggaagacgagGACCTCTGCAGCCCCCGTGCAG tgAGTGATCCGTGCATCAAACCGGATATTTTCTGGCGATTTAAACGAGAGGAGAGGCCGTTTCCCTGGGTGCAGCGTGACTCGGATGGCAAGGAAATCACCGACAATCCTTCCACTA CCACAAGCCAGCCGACGGCCCGACCGGAGGTGCACCGACGACTCAAATGGAAGGAGAGGCCGCCTCCCTGGGCCTGGAGCAACTCGGAAG CGGCTGACCCCCTGGGGAAGGACACGCCCGCGCCGCCCATGAAGCCACCGCGGCAGGCGGCCACCAAGCGCCTGGAGCTGAAGCTGAGGGACAAGATCGTGGTGCTGCAGGAGTACGAGAAGCGCAAGGTCTCCATGCGGGAGCTGGCGGCCCAGTTTGGTGTCAGCAAGACCCAGATCGGGCAGATCGTCAAGCGGAAGGAGGAGCTGCTGACGGAATACCTCAACGACGCCAGCGGGGACCGGGTGCGCCGGCGGCGCCGGACTGAGAATGACCAGCTGAACAGCATGGTGTGGGACTGGATCCGGACGGTGCGGGCCGAGAACGTGGCCCTCTCTGGCGCCATAGTGAAGCGCAAGGCCCTGGAGCTAGCCGAGCAGCTGGGGGTGACGGAGTTCAAAGCCTCCAATGGCTGGCTGGACAGCTTTAAGCGGGCCCACAACCTGCACCAGTTTaccagcacctcctgctggagCCAGGGCGAGCTGCGGTGA
- the LOC115080459 gene encoding zinc finger protein 282-like isoform X3: MAMPISDLASVIFHDVAVYFSSEEWEVLTDWQKELYRNVMREIHGALVTLGYTIINRGTLLRIKEKAAASRDRDLQDPPATSEDVIDPTSTTGYPVIKPDIYLRVEREKRPRPWTRRSSDDRESTNESSTGCPVFDPELSLWIKQEKVSSPGGQQDLEEEEEEEDEDLCSPRAVSDPCIKPDIFWRFKREERPFPWVQRDSDGKEITDNPSTTTSQPTARPEVHRRLKWKERPPPWAWSNSEGKEIPEQASATADPLGKDTPAPPMKPPRQAATKRLELKLRDKIVVLQEYEKRKVSMRELAAQFGVSKTQIGQIVKRKEELLTEYLNDASGDRVRRRRRTENDQLNSMVWDWIRTVRAENVALSGAIVKRKALELAEQLGVTEFKASNGWLDSFKRAHNLHQFTSTSCWSQGELR, translated from the exons atggccatgCCTATCTCCGACCTG GCCTCGGTGATCTTCCACGACGTGGCGGTCTATTTCTCCTCGGAGGAGTGGGAGGTTCTGACGGActggcagaaggagctgtacagGAATGTGATGAGGGAGATCCACGGGGCCCTCGTCACTCTGG GTTATACCATTATCAATCGTGGCACTTTACTCCGAATTAAGGAGAAGGCGGCGGCGTCACGGGATAGGGACCTTCAGGACCCTCCGGCCACCAGCGAAGATGTTATCGACCCCACCTCGA cCACAGGTTATCCAGTCATCAAACCGGATATTTACCTCAGAGTGGAGCGGGAGAAAAGGCCACgcccatggacccggcggagctCGGATGACAGGGAAAGCACCAACGAATCTTCCACCG GCTGTCCGGTGTTTGATCCTGAGCTGTCCCTGTGGATCAAACAGGAGAAGGTCTCATCCCCGGGTGGCCAGCAggacctggaggaggaggaggaggaggaagacgagGACCTCTGCAGCCCCCGTGCAG tgAGTGATCCGTGCATCAAACCGGATATTTTCTGGCGATTTAAACGAGAGGAGAGGCCGTTTCCCTGGGTGCAGCGTGACTCGGATGGCAAGGAAATCACCGACAATCCTTCCACTA CCACAAGCCAGCCGACGGCCCGACCGGAGGTGCACCGACGACTCAAATGGAAGGAGAGGCCGCCTCCCTGGGCCTGGAGCAACTCGGAAGGCAAGGAAATCCCTGAGCAGGCTTCTGCTA CGGCTGACCCCCTGGGGAAGGACACGCCCGCGCCGCCCATGAAGCCACCGCGGCAGGCGGCCACCAAGCGCCTGGAGCTGAAGCTGAGGGACAAGATCGTGGTGCTGCAGGAGTACGAGAAGCGCAAGGTCTCCATGCGGGAGCTGGCGGCCCAGTTTGGTGTCAGCAAGACCCAGATCGGGCAGATCGTCAAGCGGAAGGAGGAGCTGCTGACGGAATACCTCAACGACGCCAGCGGGGACCGGGTGCGCCGGCGGCGCCGGACTGAGAATGACCAGCTGAACAGCATGGTGTGGGACTGGATCCGGACGGTGCGGGCCGAGAACGTGGCCCTCTCTGGCGCCATAGTGAAGCGCAAGGCCCTGGAGCTAGCCGAGCAGCTGGGGGTGACGGAGTTCAAAGCCTCCAATGGCTGGCTGGACAGCTTTAAGCGGGCCCACAACCTGCACCAGTTTaccagcacctcctgctggagCCAGGGCGAGCTGCGGTGA
- the LOC115080459 gene encoding zinc finger protein 282-like isoform X2, whose product MAMPISDLASVIFHDVAVYFSSEEWEVLTDWQKELYRNVMREIHGALVTLGYTIINRGTLLRIKEKAAASRDRDLQDPPATSEDVIDPTSTTGYPVIKPDIYLRVEREKRPRPWTRRSSDDRESTNESSTGCPVFDPELSLWIKQEKVSSPGGQQDLEEEEEEEDEDLCSPRAVSDPCIKPDIFWRFKREERPFPWVQRDSDGKEITDNPSTSCPMLDSELTRWIKQEKALFPGGRPDSEEESLTRPCAATSQPTARPEVHRRLKWKERPPPWAWSNSEAADPLGKDTPAPPMKPPRQAATKRLELKLRDKIVVLQEYEKRKVSMRELAAQFGVSKTQIGQIVKRKEELLTEYLNDASGDRVRRRRRTENDQLNSMVWDWIRTVRAENVALSGAIVKRKALELAEQLGVTEFKASNGWLDSFKRAHNLHQFTSTSCWSQGELR is encoded by the exons atggccatgCCTATCTCCGACCTG GCCTCGGTGATCTTCCACGACGTGGCGGTCTATTTCTCCTCGGAGGAGTGGGAGGTTCTGACGGActggcagaaggagctgtacagGAATGTGATGAGGGAGATCCACGGGGCCCTCGTCACTCTGG GTTATACCATTATCAATCGTGGCACTTTACTCCGAATTAAGGAGAAGGCGGCGGCGTCACGGGATAGGGACCTTCAGGACCCTCCGGCCACCAGCGAAGATGTTATCGACCCCACCTCGA cCACAGGTTATCCAGTCATCAAACCGGATATTTACCTCAGAGTGGAGCGGGAGAAAAGGCCACgcccatggacccggcggagctCGGATGACAGGGAAAGCACCAACGAATCTTCCACCG GCTGTCCGGTGTTTGATCCTGAGCTGTCCCTGTGGATCAAACAGGAGAAGGTCTCATCCCCGGGTGGCCAGCAggacctggaggaggaggaggaggaggaagacgagGACCTCTGCAGCCCCCGTGCAG tgAGTGATCCGTGCATCAAACCGGATATTTTCTGGCGATTTAAACGAGAGGAGAGGCCGTTTCCCTGGGTGCAGCGTGACTCGGATGGCAAGGAAATCACCGACAATCCTTCCACTA GCTGCCCCATGTTGGATTCCGAACTGACCCGGTGGATCAAGCAGGAGAAGGCCCTGTTCCCGGGCGGCCGGCCGGACTCGGAGGAAGAGAGCCTCACCAGGCCCTGTGCAG CCACAAGCCAGCCGACGGCCCGACCGGAGGTGCACCGACGACTCAAATGGAAGGAGAGGCCGCCTCCCTGGGCCTGGAGCAACTCGGAAG CGGCTGACCCCCTGGGGAAGGACACGCCCGCGCCGCCCATGAAGCCACCGCGGCAGGCGGCCACCAAGCGCCTGGAGCTGAAGCTGAGGGACAAGATCGTGGTGCTGCAGGAGTACGAGAAGCGCAAGGTCTCCATGCGGGAGCTGGCGGCCCAGTTTGGTGTCAGCAAGACCCAGATCGGGCAGATCGTCAAGCGGAAGGAGGAGCTGCTGACGGAATACCTCAACGACGCCAGCGGGGACCGGGTGCGCCGGCGGCGCCGGACTGAGAATGACCAGCTGAACAGCATGGTGTGGGACTGGATCCGGACGGTGCGGGCCGAGAACGTGGCCCTCTCTGGCGCCATAGTGAAGCGCAAGGCCCTGGAGCTAGCCGAGCAGCTGGGGGTGACGGAGTTCAAAGCCTCCAATGGCTGGCTGGACAGCTTTAAGCGGGCCCACAACCTGCACCAGTTTaccagcacctcctgctggagCCAGGGCGAGCTGCGGTGA